From the Selenomonas sp. oral taxon 920 genome, the window GATCACGACAGAGGGCATCGTCATCCGTACCACGGTTGACGAGATTTCCCTCATCAGCCGCAACACGCAGGGCGTCAAGCTCATGACCCTCGGCGAAAGCGACCGCGTCGCCTCGATGGCAACCATGAACCGCATCGTCGATACACCAAGCGAGTAAGAAAATACGTTGATTGCCAAAAAAACTCCGCTTCTCGAATGAGAAACGGAGTTTTTTCATACGGAATGATAAAATTGCTGAATTTATCAGTGCTTCCTTAAGAAGGAGGAAATCGAGCGAAACGTCTCGAATTATTTATGCCAGGCTGTACAACAACACATTCCACATCGAATGAAAGAGGATTTCCATGCTCATATCCATCAAAGATCCGTCGCCTGAAAATCAGCGCCTCTATCCCTTGGATAACAAAAATATAACACTGACATCCATCTGTCCCATGTCCTACATCGTCGAAGCAGATCTGACCGTTGGAAGCAATCGGTGCAGCCTGCTGATTGGGAGATATTCCTCTTTAGCTTATAAAATTTCGATTGATATCGGCATGGATCACCTATACCGATGCATTACAACCTATCCACCGCACAAGATATTGCCCTCAGGCTATCATACAACAGACGCCTCTACCATAAACCCCGCTGCAGACCCGCTCATCCGCCATCAGATGATCATCGGCAGCGATGTCTGGATCGGTGCCACTGCACAGCTGCTCGGCAGCATACACATCGGCAATGGGGCAGTCATTGGCGCGGGGGCAGTGGTGGCAAAGGATGTACCGCCGTATGCCGTCGTGGTCGGCAATCCCGCACGCATCATCAAGTACCGATTCGATGAGGAGACGATCACACGCCTGCAGCGCATCAAATGGTGGAACTGGCCGAAGGAGAATATTGAAACGTTCATCCCGCAGTTCAACGATGATATGACAGGCTTCCTCGATCGGTTCGACCCGGGCATACAGAAAGAGGAGTACGATGAAACGGCTGCGGCAGTCCATGAACTGCGCGCACATGGTTATCATATCTCCTATTTTATTCCGGATTTCGAAATTCCAATTCCCTATTGTGTCTGGCCGCGTGTGATCGACAGCTTCCTCGCTGCGTATACGGAACAGGATAAGGCGGCACTCGTCATAGCCATGCCTCATGTCGAGGACGTGGATGCCTATGCAAATGCGATTGCCTCTCGTATCACGGAGGCTGGGGAACGTACCCCGCTCATCCTTTCCCACCGATGCAGCGCACAGATGCCCTTCTCTGTCGCGGCACTTCGTGCATCAGACACCTACATCACAACACGTGAACACATCGCCTCGGTCGCCGTGGATTATGCTGCCGATGCTGGGATTTCCATCCGCTATGGGCTTGATCATGGGGCACTTGTCTTTCCGCCGATCAAAAATGAAAATACTGCACGATGATGTGCAGCAGTATAATACTATCGCTTTGTATTCCGCACGGCCTCGGTCGTGCGGATTTTCTTTTCCATCGCGCTCGGCGGGAGGATCTTCAGCACCTCGGTATAGACGAGGTCGACGAGGAAGAACTGCGCCGTCTTGGAGGCGATGGAGCCGGTCTCGAGAGGCGTCTCCTCGGCGATGTAGGTGAGGCTCACATCGGAGGCGGCGTGCAGGCTCGAAGCGTGCTTCTCCGTGAGCGAAATGATTGTGATCCCACGCGCCCGCGCGATGGCAACGGTCTCCAAGATCTCCGCCGTCTCGCCCGAGTGCGAGATGGCAAAGATGACATCGCCCGGGTCCAGAATGGCGGCAATCATGCGCATGGTATGGTTGTCGCGCGGGGCGATGCAGTTCATACCGATACGTATGAATTTGAAATAGGAGTCCAGTGCGATGATGCCGGAGTAGCCGAGCCCGATGAAGGCGATGCGCTTTGCGCGGATGAGGAGTTCGGCACACGCGTCGATCACCTCATTGCGGATGATGTCCTGCGTCTTTTCGAGGGCGATCATGTTCGCGGAGAGGAGTTTGCGTGCCGTCTCACGCGCCGTCTCGCTGTTCTTGATGTTCCCGCGGTCGAGGTAGCGCCCGAGCTCCGCGCCCTCTTCGGCGAGTGCGGCCTTGAAGTCGGCGAGCCCTGCAAATCCCATCTTGCGGACGAAGCGCGTGCAGGTTGCCTCCGCTGTTCCGCTCGCCTGCGCAATCTCGCGGAT encodes:
- a CDS encoding CatB-related O-acetyltransferase, giving the protein MLISIKDPSPENQRLYPLDNKNITLTSICPMSYIVEADLTVGSNRCSLLIGRYSSLAYKISIDIGMDHLYRCITTYPPHKILPSGYHTTDASTINPAADPLIRHQMIIGSDVWIGATAQLLGSIHIGNGAVIGAGAVVAKDVPPYAVVVGNPARIIKYRFDEETITRLQRIKWWNWPKENIETFIPQFNDDMTGFLDRFDPGIQKEEYDETAAAVHELRAHGYHISYFIPDFEIPIPYCVWPRVIDSFLAAYTEQDKAALVIAMPHVEDVDAYANAIASRITEAGERTPLILSHRCSAQMPFSVAALRASDTYITTREHIASVAVDYAADAGISIRYGLDHGALVFPPIKNENTAR
- a CDS encoding MurR/RpiR family transcriptional regulator, which translates into the protein MKILSRLDNPPFRVSKGDRKIIDCIRMHLTDIPRMTIREIAQASGTAEATCTRFVRKMGFAGLADFKAALAEEGAELGRYLDRGNIKNSETARETARKLLSANMIALEKTQDIIRNEVIDACAELLIRAKRIAFIGLGYSGIIALDSYFKFIRIGMNCIAPRDNHTMRMIAAILDPGDVIFAISHSGETAEILETVAIARARGITIISLTEKHASSLHAASDVSLTYIAEETPLETGSIASKTAQFFLVDLVYTEVLKILPPSAMEKKIRTTEAVRNTKR